A region of Necator americanus strain Aroian chromosome I, whole genome shotgun sequence DNA encodes the following proteins:
- a CDS encoding hypothetical protein (NECATOR_CHRI.G3544.T2), with amino-acid sequence MILENSEQREPILPQRSTSATKRYRKSKMAKEDGLISNLKSYPPAVFLMLGNEFCERFSFYGMKAILTLYFIYEHGYTDSFATLIYHAFTCLAYLSPLAGSVLADSYLGRFKVILYGSSIYVLGHVLLSFGAVPSLGLALRSVFDFGGLFVIALATGAIKPCVSAFAADQFSEEQQDLRAQFFSFFYFAINGGSLFAIILTPILRGRVSCFDSQYCFPLAFGVPGVLMVVALLFFLAGWKWYKKCPPSRENVAGAVISCMWTAGKRTLFGRSTKPVAHWLDRAAPEHSPEMIQAVKSFVNVAVIFGPLVFFWALFDQQGSTWVLQARRLNGRVGWITFLPEQINILNPLIVIIMVPVFEGIIYPTARKFFHVTPLRKMALGGLLTATAFIMAGLLQLEVNNTIETPPAAGRVYLQRIGNASHVHSFQRIDDVATIIGDLPTGRTELDAGMYSIKVGDETHTLNLTIPRKGYVFGLYSENDTASHIFTFMYATEKTDNGASRIYFMVPEGDAGQVFVVNHKNQVVSSQNLTSGNFVDIRPRFIDNGEYTLYYGKNCEDTSCPRKIPFTAAMGSAHVLHVHDNSMEGDYHELVRPNTVSILWVLPQYFVITLGEVLLSVTGLEFAYSQSAPNMKSVLQALWLLTVFMGNVIDMAISGTHIIPEPATEFFFYALLMILTMGIFIILAMRYTYVENVEEAQPMQKKENIDSEDTKC; translated from the exons ATGATTTTAGAGAACTCAGAACAACGTGAACCAATTCTCCCACAACGTAGCACCTCAGCCACTAAACGATatcgaaaatcaaaaatggcGAAGGAGGATGGCCTCATCTCAAACCTTAAATC CTACCCTCCAGCCGTATTTCTTATGCTCGGGAATGAGTTCTGCGAGCGTTTCTCGTTCTATGGGATGAAGGCGATTCTCACGCTCTATTTCATCTACGAACACGGTTACACCGACAG TTTCGCCACTTTGATTTACCATGCGTTCACCTGCCTCGCCTATTTGTCACCGTTAGCCGGATCTGTACTCGCCGACTCGTACCTAGGAAGATTTAAG GTTATTCTGTACGGTTCATCCATCTACGTGCTTGGCCATGTGTTGCTATCATTTGGTGCGGTGCCCAGTCTCGGTTTAG CGTTGAGATCGGTGTTCGATTTCGGTGGACTGTTTGTGATCGCTCTCGCCACTGGCGCAATTAAACCGTGTGTTTCTGCTTTTGCTGCTGATCAG TTCTCTGAAGAACAACAAGATCTTCGCGCTcagttcttctcgtttttttacTTCGCGATTAATGGCGGTTCTCTGTTCGCCATCATTCTTACGCCTATACTAAGAGGACGAGTGAGCTGCTTTGACTCACAGTACTGCTTTCCGCTAGCATTTG GTGTTCCTGGTGTGTTGATGGTGGTGGCGTTGCTGTTCTTCTTGGCTGGCTGGAAATGGTACAAAAAGTGTCCACCAAGCCGTGAAAATGTGGCAGGAGCGGTGATTAGTTGTATGTGGACAGCAGGGAAACGAACACTATTCGG GCGCTCCACTAAACCAGTAGCGCATTGGTTGGATCGTGCTGCACCGGAACACAGCCCAGAGATGATCCAAGCCGTAAAATCCTTCGTTAACGTGGCCGTCATCTTTGGACCATTGGTGTTCTTTTGGGCGCTTTTCGATCAACAA GGTTCCACATGGGTACTTCAAGCACGTCGATTGAATGGACGAGTTGGTTGGATCACTTTCCTCCCGGAACAGATCAATATCCTCAATCCGCTTATCGTAATCATAATGGTGCCGGTTTTTGAAGGAATCATATATCCAACGGCTAGAAAG TTCTTCCACGTGACTCCACTTCGTAAAATGGCGTTAGGTGGTCTGCTCACCGCTACCGCCTTCATTATGGCTGGTCTCCTCCAG tTGGAAGTAAACAATACGATCGAGACGCCACCAGCGGCTGGACGGGTCTACCTACAACGAATTGGTAACGCCAGTCACGTGCACTCATTCCAGCGCATAGATGATGTTGCTACTATCATAG GAGATCTACCCACTGGGCGAACGGAACTCGATGCTGGTATGTACAGTATAAAGGTTGGAGACGAG ACGCACACGCTGAATCTCACTATTCCCAGGAAAGGATATGTGTTCGGTTTATACTCTGAAAACGATACCGC GTCACATATCTTCACGTTCATGTACGCGACAGAAAAAACGGACAATGGTGCTTCAAGGATTTATTTCATGGTACCAGAAGGAGATGCTGGTCAAGTATTCGTAGTGAATCACAA AAACCAAGTGGTCTCGTCACAAAACTTGACTTCTGGGAATTTTGTCGACATTCGACCGAGATTCATCGATAATGGAGAGTACACACTTTATTATGGCAAGAATTGTGAGGACACGTCTTGTCCAAGAAAGATTCCGTTCACG GCAGCTATGGGATCCGCACATGTTCTGCATGTACACGATAACTCGATGGAAGGGGACTACCATGAGTTG GTTCGTCCAAACACGGTGTCGATCTTGTGGGTACTACCGCAATATTTCGTCATTACTCTTGGCGAAGTTCTGCTGTCCGTCACCGGTTTGGAGTTCGCATACTCTCAATCCGCACCCAATATGAAAAGTGTTCTCCAG GCTCTCTGGCTATTAACCGTTTTCATGGGGAACGTGATAGATATGGCGATCAGCGGAACGCACATCATCCCTGAACCAGCAACAGAGTTCTTCTTCTATGCGTTGCTGATGATCCTCACAATGGGAATATTTATAATCTTAG CTATGCGATACACATACGTCGAGAATGTAGAGGAAGCTCAGCCAAtgcaaaagaaggaaaatatcgATTCTGAAGACACAAAATGCTAG
- a CDS encoding hypothetical protein (NECATOR_CHRI.G3544.T1): protein MVSVSTILNGYRNTDPRPPKTAKKPKRQANKKVPSKNLAGTVSQNIDCIENNSIIVQYRRICTTKILEASESENSEQREPILPQRSTSATKRYRKSKMAKEDGLISNLKSYPPAVFLMLGNEFCERFSFYGMKAILTLYFIYEHGYTDSFATLIYHAFTCLAYLSPLAGSVLADSYLGRFKVILYGSSIYVLGHVLLSFGAVPSLGLALRSVFDFGGLFVIALATGAIKPCVSAFAADQFSEEQQDLRAQFFSFFYFAINGGSLFAIILTPILRGRVSCFDSQYCFPLAFGVPGVLMVVALLFFLAGWKWYKKCPPSRENVAGAVISCMWTAGKRTLFGRSTKPVAHWLDRAAPEHSPEMIQAVKSFVNVAVIFGPLVFFWALFDQQGSTWVLQARRLNGRVGWITFLPEQINILNPLIVIIMVPVFEGIIYPTARKFFHVTPLRKMALGGLLTATAFIMAGLLQLEVNNTIETPPAAGRVYLQRIGNASHVHSFQRIDDVATIIGDLPTGRTELDAGMYSIKVGDETHTLNLTIPRKGYVFGLYSENDTASHIFTFMYATEKTDNGASRIYFMVPEGDAGQVFVVNHKNQVVSSQNLTSGNFVDIRPRFIDNGEYTLYYGKNCEDTSCPRKIPFTAAMGSAHVLHVHDNSMEGDYHELVRPNTVSILWVLPQYFVITLGEVLLSVTGLEFAYSQSAPNMKSVLQALWLLTVFMGNVIDMAISGTHIIPEPATEFFFYALLMILTMGIFIILAMRYTYVENVEEAQPMQKKENIDSEDTKC from the exons atggttTCTGTTTCCACTATCCTGAACggttatcgaaacactgacccacg gcctccgaagacggcgaaaaagccgaaacgtcaggcaaataaaaaggttccatctaaaaacctcgcaggcacagtatcacaaaacatagacTGTATAGAGAATAACAGTATTATCGTTCAATACCGAAGAATTTGTACGACGAAGATTCTTGAAGCTAGCGAGAGTG AGAACTCAGAACAACGTGAACCAATTCTCCCACAACGTAGCACCTCAGCCACTAAACGATatcgaaaatcaaaaatggcGAAGGAGGATGGCCTCATCTCAAACCTTAAATC CTACCCTCCAGCCGTATTTCTTATGCTCGGGAATGAGTTCTGCGAGCGTTTCTCGTTCTATGGGATGAAGGCGATTCTCACGCTCTATTTCATCTACGAACACGGTTACACCGACAG TTTCGCCACTTTGATTTACCATGCGTTCACCTGCCTCGCCTATTTGTCACCGTTAGCCGGATCTGTACTCGCCGACTCGTACCTAGGAAGATTTAAG GTTATTCTGTACGGTTCATCCATCTACGTGCTTGGCCATGTGTTGCTATCATTTGGTGCGGTGCCCAGTCTCGGTTTAG CGTTGAGATCGGTGTTCGATTTCGGTGGACTGTTTGTGATCGCTCTCGCCACTGGCGCAATTAAACCGTGTGTTTCTGCTTTTGCTGCTGATCAG TTCTCTGAAGAACAACAAGATCTTCGCGCTcagttcttctcgtttttttacTTCGCGATTAATGGCGGTTCTCTGTTCGCCATCATTCTTACGCCTATACTAAGAGGACGAGTGAGCTGCTTTGACTCACAGTACTGCTTTCCGCTAGCATTTG GTGTTCCTGGTGTGTTGATGGTGGTGGCGTTGCTGTTCTTCTTGGCTGGCTGGAAATGGTACAAAAAGTGTCCACCAAGCCGTGAAAATGTGGCAGGAGCGGTGATTAGTTGTATGTGGACAGCAGGGAAACGAACACTATTCGG GCGCTCCACTAAACCAGTAGCGCATTGGTTGGATCGTGCTGCACCGGAACACAGCCCAGAGATGATCCAAGCCGTAAAATCCTTCGTTAACGTGGCCGTCATCTTTGGACCATTGGTGTTCTTTTGGGCGCTTTTCGATCAACAA GGTTCCACATGGGTACTTCAAGCACGTCGATTGAATGGACGAGTTGGTTGGATCACTTTCCTCCCGGAACAGATCAATATCCTCAATCCGCTTATCGTAATCATAATGGTGCCGGTTTTTGAAGGAATCATATATCCAACGGCTAGAAAG TTCTTCCACGTGACTCCACTTCGTAAAATGGCGTTAGGTGGTCTGCTCACCGCTACCGCCTTCATTATGGCTGGTCTCCTCCAG tTGGAAGTAAACAATACGATCGAGACGCCACCAGCGGCTGGACGGGTCTACCTACAACGAATTGGTAACGCCAGTCACGTGCACTCATTCCAGCGCATAGATGATGTTGCTACTATCATAG GAGATCTACCCACTGGGCGAACGGAACTCGATGCTGGTATGTACAGTATAAAGGTTGGAGACGAG ACGCACACGCTGAATCTCACTATTCCCAGGAAAGGATATGTGTTCGGTTTATACTCTGAAAACGATACCGC GTCACATATCTTCACGTTCATGTACGCGACAGAAAAAACGGACAATGGTGCTTCAAGGATTTATTTCATGGTACCAGAAGGAGATGCTGGTCAAGTATTCGTAGTGAATCACAA AAACCAAGTGGTCTCGTCACAAAACTTGACTTCTGGGAATTTTGTCGACATTCGACCGAGATTCATCGATAATGGAGAGTACACACTTTATTATGGCAAGAATTGTGAGGACACGTCTTGTCCAAGAAAGATTCCGTTCACG GCAGCTATGGGATCCGCACATGTTCTGCATGTACACGATAACTCGATGGAAGGGGACTACCATGAGTTG GTTCGTCCAAACACGGTGTCGATCTTGTGGGTACTACCGCAATATTTCGTCATTACTCTTGGCGAAGTTCTGCTGTCCGTCACCGGTTTGGAGTTCGCATACTCTCAATCCGCACCCAATATGAAAAGTGTTCTCCAG GCTCTCTGGCTATTAACCGTTTTCATGGGGAACGTGATAGATATGGCGATCAGCGGAACGCACATCATCCCTGAACCAGCAACAGAGTTCTTCTTCTATGCGTTGCTGATGATCCTCACAATGGGAATATTTATAATCTTAG CTATGCGATACACATACGTCGAGAATGTAGAGGAAGCTCAGCCAAtgcaaaagaaggaaaatatcgATTCTGAAGACACAAAATGCTAG